In the Leptospira limi genome, one interval contains:
- the mtnP gene encoding S-methyl-5'-thioadenosine phosphorylase, which produces MTNVVKIGVIGGTGLYSIDGMEILKEIHPDTPWGKPSDTITIGRFKGKEIAFLPRHGKGHFLNPSEVPARANIAALKQLGVEEIIAFSSVGSLRQEIAPRDFVIPSQIIDRTKARHATFFENGMVAHAPFADPFSSGLAKKVEEAAKQINLSIHTNKTLICMEGPLFSTRAESHMYRSWGADIINMTVLPEAKLAREAEILYQMVCMSTDYDCWKEDEAHVTLEMVLANLSANADTAKKLLSTLIDHLGKSDDSSLVGSTKFSLVTAPEKRNPEQIKKLKFLFPSYF; this is translated from the coding sequence ATGACAAATGTAGTAAAAATCGGGGTAATTGGTGGAACAGGACTCTATTCAATCGATGGAATGGAAATTCTTAAGGAAATTCATCCTGATACACCGTGGGGAAAACCTTCAGATACAATTACAATAGGTCGTTTTAAAGGGAAAGAAATTGCATTTTTACCAAGACATGGGAAAGGTCATTTTTTAAATCCAAGTGAAGTTCCCGCACGTGCAAACATTGCCGCATTAAAACAGTTAGGTGTAGAGGAAATTATTGCTTTTAGTTCAGTTGGGAGTTTGAGACAGGAAATCGCTCCAAGAGATTTTGTAATCCCTTCCCAAATCATAGACAGAACAAAAGCAAGACATGCAACGTTTTTTGAAAATGGAATGGTTGCACACGCTCCTTTTGCTGATCCGTTCTCATCTGGGCTTGCAAAAAAAGTAGAAGAAGCAGCAAAACAAATTAATCTTTCAATTCATACAAACAAAACATTAATCTGTATGGAAGGACCTTTATTTTCAACTCGTGCAGAATCTCATATGTATCGATCTTGGGGTGCTGATATCATCAACATGACAGTATTACCTGAAGCAAAATTAGCGAGAGAAGCAGAGATACTTTACCAAATGGTTTGTATGTCTACCGATTATGATTGTTGGAAAGAAGATGAAGCACATGTAACATTGGAAATGGTTCTTGCGAACCTTAGTGCCAACGCAGACACTGCAAAAAAATTATTATCTACTTTGATCGACCATTTAGGTAAGTCGGATGATTCTAGTTTGGTGGGAAGTACAAAGTTTTCTTTAGTGACTGCTCCAGAAAAACGAAATCCGGAACAGATTAAAAAATTAAAATTTTTATTTCCAAGTTACTTCTAA
- a CDS encoding STAS domain-containing protein, which translates to MIDNWDDYTVESGDFKMEVLQQKFVPLPDSAVYFELSGEINLYNSQVMKENLEILISKGINHIFLNFEQVSYIDSSGLGVCLGIHSRLVKQKGYIRIVSPSEKVRYVLELTKLKSLLQIFPTLEQAVAQV; encoded by the coding sequence ATGATTGATAATTGGGATGATTATACCGTAGAGAGTGGTGACTTCAAAATGGAAGTCCTACAACAAAAATTTGTCCCACTCCCAGACTCTGCCGTTTATTTTGAGTTATCGGGAGAAATAAATTTATACAATTCCCAAGTCATGAAAGAAAATCTAGAAATTCTAATTTCAAAAGGAATCAATCATATATTTTTGAATTTTGAACAAGTTAGTTATATTGATAGTTCTGGCTTAGGAGTTTGTTTAGGAATCCATTCAAGACTCGTAAAACAAAAAGGATACATTCGCATTGTTTCACCGTCTGAAAAGGTTCGTTATGTTTTAGAACTTACCAAATTAAAAAGCCTGCTCCAAATTTTTCCGACATTGGAGCAAGCTGTTGCACAAGTTTAG
- the galK gene encoding galactokinase yields MDSLRSKENLNQFERIFGKTNTNPRLFEAPARINIIGEHVDYLGGIVLPAAIDFSVQVFLRPNQTNLYRFHSITYNETITIKKPFLSNQNAPWTDYITGVIFELEAEGHSIPGFDLLVDGNIPQGSGLSSSAALEVVTGFAISESFGLGINREKIAVIGQKAENNFVGTKCGIMDQFIIAVGKQNDCISLNTDNLNYSYHHFELGEHEFYLINSNVKHNLKDSAYNRRRLECESALQKIQSKFPNFKQLYDVTLTDSELKNCNLTPDELKRTSHVISERERTKQVIQGLESNQFVSVGSALYEAHESLSKNFEVSCDETDFIVSKLKDLRVMGARMIGGGFGGCVLVLDKKERFAKINEEMKKSYQQKFNLALDFYKFQISDGVKEISI; encoded by the coding sequence GTGGATTCATTGAGAAGTAAAGAAAATTTGAATCAATTTGAACGTATATTTGGAAAAACAAATACAAATCCGCGTTTGTTTGAAGCCCCCGCAAGGATCAATATCATCGGGGAACATGTGGATTACCTAGGTGGAATCGTTCTACCTGCAGCAATTGATTTTTCAGTCCAAGTATTTTTACGTCCAAATCAAACCAATCTGTATCGATTTCATTCCATCACTTATAACGAAACGATCACCATCAAAAAACCTTTTTTATCCAATCAGAATGCACCATGGACAGATTATATAACTGGAGTGATTTTTGAGTTGGAAGCCGAAGGACATTCCATTCCTGGTTTTGATTTATTAGTCGATGGAAATATCCCGCAAGGTTCTGGCCTCTCATCTTCAGCTGCTTTAGAAGTCGTAACAGGTTTTGCGATTTCTGAATCCTTTGGACTGGGAATCAATAGAGAAAAAATAGCGGTCATCGGACAAAAAGCAGAAAACAATTTTGTTGGCACCAAGTGTGGGATCATGGACCAATTCATCATTGCAGTGGGAAAACAAAATGATTGTATTTCCTTAAACACTGATAATCTGAATTATTCTTATCACCATTTTGAATTAGGTGAACATGAATTTTATCTCATCAATTCCAATGTAAAACATAACTTAAAAGACAGTGCATACAACCGGAGACGGTTAGAATGTGAATCGGCATTGCAAAAAATTCAATCCAAGTTTCCAAATTTTAAACAATTGTATGATGTTACCTTAACAGATTCGGAACTAAAAAATTGTAACCTCACTCCAGATGAGCTCAAACGAACAAGTCATGTCATTTCAGAACGAGAAAGAACAAAACAAGTCATCCAAGGATTGGAATCGAATCAATTTGTATCGGTGGGATCTGCGTTGTATGAAGCACACGAATCCTTATCTAAAAACTTTGAAGTCTCATGTGATGAAACTGACTTCATTGTATCCAAACTTAAAGATTTACGAGTCATGGGCGCAAGGATGATTGGTGGAGGATTTGGCGGATGCGTACTCGTACTAGACAAAAAGGAACGTTTTGCCAAAATAAATGAAGAAATGAAAAAAAGTTATCAACAAAAATTTAACCTTGCGTTAGACTTCTACAAGTTTCAAATCTCGGACGGAGTGAAGGAAATTTCCATATGA
- a CDS encoding glucose-6-phosphate isomerase translates to MSNLKISDRFVKPFLPQNHLEKELERAETARQTVLNRTGLGKEFLGWVNLPSQMNSEELQAIRKAAETIQSHSQYLVVVGIGGSYLGARAVIEALTPEFSHPETQKKTVKILYAGHHLDADYHFRLLAFLENKEFSVNVISKSGTTTESAIAFRLLLSLLERKYGKENIKNRVFATTDKSKGALKHLADEYGFPTFVIPDDVGGRYSVFTPVGLLPIAAAGFSINKLIDGAKQMESNLKSTTSKDGNLASFYAAMRNGLYGLGKTTEIFVSYQPTLHYLAEWWKQLFGESEGKNAKGIFPASVQFTTDLHSMGQYIQDGERNLMETVIKIETPKQDVYLTEKTNDSDGLNYLAGKKLSEVNQSAILGTLIAHKDGGVPCIEIILPTINEEVLGELMYFYEFACAISGYMLGVNPFDQPGVEDYKNNMFALLGKKGYEKRKEEILSHISPT, encoded by the coding sequence ATGTCGAATCTAAAAATTTCTGATCGTTTTGTGAAACCCTTCCTCCCGCAAAATCATCTGGAAAAAGAATTAGAAAGGGCAGAAACAGCTCGTCAAACTGTATTAAATCGAACTGGATTAGGGAAAGAATTTTTAGGATGGGTAAACTTACCGAGCCAAATGAATTCAGAAGAATTACAGGCAATTCGAAAAGCTGCTGAAACCATCCAATCCCATTCGCAATACTTAGTCGTTGTTGGTATTGGAGGCAGTTATTTGGGTGCAAGAGCAGTCATCGAAGCACTCACTCCCGAGTTCAGTCATCCTGAAACACAAAAGAAAACGGTCAAAATCTTATACGCTGGGCATCACTTGGATGCAGATTATCATTTCCGTTTACTAGCATTTTTAGAGAACAAAGAGTTTTCTGTAAATGTGATTTCTAAATCTGGAACAACAACTGAATCAGCGATCGCCTTCCGGTTGTTACTTTCTTTGTTAGAGAGAAAATATGGAAAAGAAAACATTAAAAATCGAGTGTTTGCAACTACTGACAAATCAAAGGGTGCCCTCAAACATTTAGCCGATGAATATGGATTTCCGACATTTGTCATTCCTGATGATGTAGGAGGAAGGTATTCCGTTTTTACGCCTGTTGGATTACTTCCAATTGCGGCAGCTGGATTTAGCATCAACAAACTAATTGATGGTGCAAAACAGATGGAATCGAATCTAAAATCAACAACATCCAAAGATGGTAACTTAGCTAGTTTCTATGCTGCAATGCGAAATGGTTTGTATGGATTAGGAAAAACAACTGAGATTTTTGTTTCGTATCAACCGACATTGCATTATTTGGCAGAGTGGTGGAAACAGTTGTTTGGTGAAAGTGAAGGAAAAAATGCAAAAGGTATTTTTCCTGCTTCAGTTCAATTCACAACAGATTTACATTCTATGGGTCAATACATCCAAGACGGTGAAAGGAATTTAATGGAGACTGTTATAAAAATTGAAACTCCAAAACAAGATGTTTATCTCACCGAAAAAACAAATGATAGTGATGGATTAAATTATTTAGCTGGGAAAAAACTTTCTGAAGTAAATCAGAGTGCTATTTTAGGGACTCTGATTGCACATAAAGATGGGGGAGTGCCATGTATCGAAATCATTCTGCCTACTATCAACGAAGAAGTTTTGGGTGAACTTATGTATTTTTATGAATTTGCATGTGCTATTTCAGGTTATATGTTAGGTGTAAATCCATTTGATCAACCTGGAGTGGAAGATTATAAAAACAATATGTTTGCTCTACTCGGAAAAAAGGGATATGAAAAACGAAAAGAGGAAATTCTAAGTCATATTAGTCCGACGTAA
- a CDS encoding nucleotidyltransferase family protein yields the protein MNAFVLAAGFGKRMGSLTQNTPKPLLQIQSITLIDYALYLLHLWKIQKVWVNAHYLGEQILDHVKNFTGFPLDVSIEKDKILGTAGGIRTALPQNAFSEPILLINPDTLLFPNPEFTPKRNLATGSKIHLYLLPIPEGENYTQISIGKDGALEFGKGEFYYIGLSVIDPSSLSNLEKNQYYDLSDIFRECANNGEITGEIFPGRVLDLGTKELWETYQSKDIFGSSLMNIKSFLRRTNMT from the coding sequence ATGAATGCCTTTGTACTTGCTGCAGGTTTTGGCAAACGAATGGGTTCTCTTACTCAAAATACACCTAAACCACTTTTACAAATCCAATCGATCACCTTAATTGATTATGCATTATACTTATTACATCTTTGGAAAATTCAAAAAGTATGGGTCAATGCACACTACTTAGGAGAACAAATTCTCGATCATGTAAAAAACTTCACTGGTTTTCCTTTAGATGTCTCGATAGAGAAAGATAAAATCTTAGGTACAGCTGGAGGAATTCGCACTGCTTTACCACAAAATGCTTTTTCTGAACCAATTTTGCTGATCAATCCCGACACTTTATTATTCCCAAATCCTGAATTTACACCTAAACGAAATTTGGCGACGGGAAGCAAAATTCATTTGTATTTATTGCCAATTCCAGAGGGAGAAAATTATACACAAATTTCTATTGGAAAAGATGGCGCATTGGAGTTTGGTAAAGGTGAGTTTTATTATATAGGACTTTCAGTGATTGATCCATCTAGTTTATCCAACTTAGAAAAGAATCAATATTATGATTTGTCTGATATATTCCGAGAATGTGCAAATAACGGTGAGATTACCGGAGAAATATTCCCCGGTAGAGTTTTAGATTTGGGTACGAAGGAACTATGGGAAACTTACCAATCCAAAGATATTTTTGGTTCCAGCCTAATGAATATAAAATCATTCTTACGTCGGACTAATATGACTTAG
- a CDS encoding phosphotransferase: MQTGINETQLDFIHSRYGKNCNITPLQEEASSRRYFHISTTKHTEEVVCIDESVNEDFIVLSQFLAENGIHVPKIFEKNETIGIICMSFEGKLDYSSYSLTEYQNHFSNLIELILKLQTLDPPGFVKTRKFDTEKLSFETNLTIEKFNAFKEIYKIKTSLTNEAMAFIEETVGYLNQYPINVFTHRDFHCRNLLRSPNSDYVLIDYQDARMGVPQYDLASILYDAYYPLPREFRMKMLKYFEERNIDQTKKFKDTFYLQALQRSFKALGTYFRMVTDHKKDKFKPSIVSCLNQLEEIIQLGMFPDSLFIFVRSLRDELILQRDFKKL; the protein is encoded by the coding sequence GTGCAAACTGGAATCAATGAAACTCAATTAGATTTTATCCATTCTCGTTATGGAAAAAATTGTAACATCACACCCTTACAAGAAGAAGCTTCCAGCAGAAGATATTTTCATATTTCTACAACAAAACATACTGAAGAAGTCGTTTGCATTGATGAATCAGTAAACGAAGACTTTATTGTGTTAAGTCAATTTTTAGCTGAAAATGGAATTCATGTTCCAAAAATTTTTGAAAAGAATGAAACCATAGGCATCATTTGTATGTCTTTTGAAGGAAAGTTGGATTATAGTTCCTATAGTTTAACCGAATACCAAAATCACTTTTCCAATCTAATTGAATTGATTTTAAAATTACAAACACTGGATCCGCCTGGTTTCGTAAAAACAAGAAAGTTTGATACAGAGAAACTAAGTTTTGAAACAAATCTAACAATTGAAAAGTTTAATGCATTTAAAGAAATTTATAAAATCAAAACTTCCCTAACAAATGAGGCTATGGCTTTTATTGAAGAGACAGTTGGTTATTTAAATCAATATCCCATCAATGTTTTTACACACCGAGATTTTCATTGTCGAAATCTTTTACGATCACCAAATTCTGATTATGTATTAATTGATTACCAAGATGCACGTATGGGTGTACCTCAGTATGATTTGGCATCAATTTTGTATGATGCTTACTATCCACTACCAAGAGAATTTCGGATGAAGATGCTAAAATACTTTGAAGAAAGAAATATTGACCAGACAAAAAAATTCAAAGATACATTTTATCTGCAAGCTCTACAGAGATCATTTAAAGCACTAGGCACATATTTTCGAATGGTAACTGATCATAAAAAAGACAAATTCAAACCATCGATAGTTTCCTGTTTGAACCAATTGGAAGAAATCATCCAATTAGGTATGTTCCCTGATTCGCTTTTCATTTTTGTGAGGAGTTTAAGAGATGAGTTAATTTTACAAAGGGATTTTAAAAAATTATGA
- a CDS encoding hybrid sensor histidine kinase/response regulator: MDKILIIDDEEDIRIALKRVLSREGYQIELSESASDGVKRIESGESFSLVISDILMSGMSGIDFTKFIAEKNINLPVILITGNPNLSSAEAAIRYHAYEYISKPVDRTQLLSVVKRALEVKNQKDSDLEKLLLSEKLEKALRTQNLDLNRQNAAILNATSDAVVTINHKLIIVSANKASFDMFRFHSPLDLIGQNVRILFTENKMQKYMSQVSNVLSQEPNKSTLQLSDVTLQRSDTSTFLADIAICSYSLDGDSFYTGVIRDVTQKKLMVEQLIHSERRAFLSVVAASIGHEINNSLTAIQGFVEMASRENADQMLKDRALKVTLNQTEKLRALTSNLLQLGKSVKSNTEKIEILNLNSEISSVLQVFKETAKLKYCQIKREDSTEPIPIRMNSDQFALLLSNILLNAADATNNIGTIEIKAYSEDKKGHLIVTDDGEGMSQETLDKIYEPYFTTKELGKGTGLGMFVVKQIVENFEIVLQIDSTPGQGSKFHFIFPAVSES, encoded by the coding sequence ATGGATAAAATATTAATTATCGATGATGAAGAAGACATTCGTATCGCCTTAAAACGTGTTTTATCACGTGAAGGATATCAAATTGAACTTTCTGAATCTGCATCTGATGGTGTGAAACGAATCGAATCCGGGGAATCCTTTTCATTAGTGATTTCAGATATTTTGATGTCAGGAATGTCTGGTATCGATTTCACAAAATTTATAGCTGAAAAAAACATAAACTTACCTGTAATCTTAATCACTGGAAATCCAAATTTATCATCAGCTGAAGCTGCCATCCGTTATCACGCTTATGAATATATATCAAAACCAGTCGATAGAACCCAATTACTATCAGTCGTAAAACGAGCATTAGAAGTAAAAAACCAAAAAGATTCAGATTTAGAAAAATTATTGTTATCCGAAAAATTAGAAAAAGCCCTTCGGACTCAGAATCTAGATCTTAACCGTCAAAATGCTGCAATTTTGAATGCAACATCAGATGCGGTTGTTACTATCAATCACAAACTAATCATTGTATCAGCAAACAAGGCGAGCTTTGATATGTTTCGATTTCATTCTCCACTAGATTTAATAGGACAGAATGTACGAATTTTATTTACTGAAAATAAAATGCAAAAATACATGAGTCAGGTTTCTAATGTATTAAGCCAAGAACCAAATAAATCAACTTTGCAACTTTCTGATGTAACATTACAACGATCGGATACTTCGACATTTCTGGCTGATATTGCAATTTGTTCTTATAGTTTAGATGGTGATTCTTTTTATACTGGTGTTATCCGTGATGTAACACAAAAAAAATTGATGGTGGAACAGTTGATCCACTCAGAAAGAAGAGCATTTTTATCGGTAGTTGCTGCAAGTATTGGACACGAAATCAATAATTCGTTAACAGCCATCCAAGGATTTGTCGAAATGGCTTCACGCGAAAATGCTGATCAAATGTTAAAAGATCGTGCTCTAAAAGTCACTCTAAACCAAACAGAAAAATTAAGAGCTTTAACTTCAAATCTTTTGCAATTGGGAAAATCAGTAAAATCGAATACGGAGAAAATTGAAATCCTTAATTTAAATTCAGAAATATCGTCCGTCTTACAAGTGTTTAAAGAAACAGCGAAACTCAAATACTGTCAAATCAAACGAGAAGATTCTACCGAACCAATTCCAATTCGGATGAATTCGGATCAATTTGCATTATTACTATCAAACATTTTATTAAATGCAGCGGATGCAACAAACAATATTGGAACGATTGAGATCAAAGCATATTCCGAAGACAAAAAGGGCCATCTAATTGTAACAGACGATGGTGAAGGGATGTCACAAGAAACATTGGATAAGATTTATGAACCTTATTTTACCACGAAAGAGTTGGGTAAAGGAACGGGTTTAGGAATGTTTGTGGTCAAACAAATCGTGGAGAATTTTGAAATTGTATTACAAATTGATTCTACTCCAGGACAAGGTTCCAAATTTCATTTTATTTTTCCAGCGGTTTCCGAATCCTAG
- a CDS encoding ATP-binding protein, whose product MLETKIHKLSELLSHSSIPYLFVDLKSQNVLYCHDQIKNLLGLNVSLPCPMDLIFEDSIKVSTLLKQKSNQKGNHQIRCKKANLETLPVSVQFSSVDDVLNDEVEIYILYIQWNQITETVHHPQNVGLEIPFLTTDSFGNVQFANTRFLDFFSISLEQIQKKSIFELLSLPEPVKSNLLKTNIKHDIDIYSGLGEKQKFQLQSFVTPNYSNSINNITILLLDLSSLQNAENTIRYGEEKLKTFFATINNGFVIVNQEAIIIEVAPIFKFLLFQLLAFEVGENIFQYFDLSERNKLIEVLNLSISSQSTQRAEFDYSLLGEDRTFEIKFIPVRKLNPNDKKVMLVFSDITETKRLDRQLIESMKFASIGEIAAGLAHEINNPLQSALLYLEDLITVDETDPNERKNILQKIEAANLRIRDLVKALLDLGRMESPNRDFVSPYYILVRTSELVEVSCRKKNIQFTRHAGPNLPGIFVRWQEIEQVLINCVVNSINALSEMEIPRENPRIELGIDFLRSQKKDWVVFSVEDNGPGIDDDTLEKVFLPLFTTRRNKQGTGLGLSISKKIIAEHGGEIYIKTKNGVGTKVEIFLPAHADENG is encoded by the coding sequence ATGTTAGAAACAAAAATTCACAAGTTATCGGAGTTACTTTCCCATTCCTCGATTCCCTATCTTTTCGTCGATCTTAAATCCCAAAATGTATTGTATTGTCATGATCAAATTAAAAATCTTTTGGGTTTGAATGTTTCTCTTCCATGCCCAATGGATCTAATCTTCGAAGATTCAATCAAAGTATCCACTTTACTAAAACAAAAATCGAATCAAAAAGGAAATCACCAAATCCGATGTAAGAAGGCAAATTTAGAAACTTTGCCAGTATCTGTTCAGTTTTCATCGGTTGATGATGTTTTGAATGATGAAGTTGAAATTTATATTCTGTACATTCAATGGAATCAAATCACTGAGACTGTTCACCATCCACAAAATGTGGGATTAGAGATTCCATTTTTAACAACAGATTCATTCGGAAATGTACAATTTGCGAATACACGATTTTTAGATTTTTTTTCCATCTCGTTGGAACAAATCCAAAAGAAATCCATCTTTGAACTTCTCTCTTTACCTGAACCCGTTAAATCAAATTTATTAAAAACCAATATAAAACATGATATCGATATTTATTCTGGTTTAGGTGAAAAACAAAAGTTTCAGTTGCAAAGTTTTGTAACGCCAAATTATTCAAACAGCATTAATAATATCACTATACTTTTGTTAGATTTATCTTCGCTACAAAATGCAGAAAATACAATCAGGTATGGAGAAGAAAAATTAAAAACCTTTTTTGCAACAATTAATAATGGATTTGTAATCGTTAACCAAGAAGCAATTATCATTGAAGTAGCTCCTATTTTTAAGTTTCTATTATTTCAACTATTGGCATTTGAAGTAGGAGAAAATATTTTTCAATATTTTGATTTAAGTGAAAGAAATAAACTGATTGAAGTTTTAAACTTATCAATTTCTTCACAATCGACTCAAAGAGCCGAATTTGATTATTCGTTATTAGGTGAGGATCGAACGTTCGAAATAAAGTTTATTCCTGTTAGAAAACTGAATCCTAATGATAAAAAAGTAATGTTAGTATTTTCTGATATCACTGAGACAAAACGATTAGATAGACAATTAATTGAATCAATGAAATTTGCAAGTATTGGGGAGATTGCCGCAGGACTTGCGCATGAAATTAATAATCCCCTCCAAAGTGCATTACTCTACCTTGAAGATTTAATTACCGTCGATGAAACTGATCCAAATGAACGAAAGAATATCCTTCAGAAAATTGAAGCGGCAAATTTAAGAATCCGCGACTTGGTAAAGGCTCTGCTTGACTTAGGCCGAATGGAAAGCCCAAATCGTGATTTTGTTTCACCTTATTACATACTCGTCAGAACAAGTGAACTTGTCGAGGTGAGTTGTCGTAAAAAGAATATACAATTCACAAGGCATGCTGGCCCCAATTTACCTGGAATTTTTGTACGTTGGCAGGAAATCGAACAAGTGTTGATCAATTGTGTGGTAAACTCGATTAATGCTTTGTCAGAAATGGAAATTCCCAGAGAGAATCCTCGAATTGAGTTGGGAATTGATTTTCTTAGGAGTCAAAAGAAAGACTGGGTTGTATTTTCTGTGGAAGACAACGGACCAGGAATCGATGACGATACATTGGAAAAAGTTTTTTTACCCTTGTTCACGACAAGGCGAAACAAACAAGGAACAGGATTGGGTTTATCAATTTCCAAAAAAATCATCGCCGAACACGGTGGTGAGATTTATATCAAAACAAAGAATGGTGTAGGAACAAAGGTCGAAATCTTTTTGCCTGCTCATGCGGATGAAAATGGATAA
- a CDS encoding alpha/beta fold hydrolase, with translation MGGIPSYVNLGGHKIFYWKFGKGNQKPIVFFHGLLDESFGFRRVVKELLNDGVPLYLFDLPGYGKSKLPLVKYLYQIDVWAELLLECLEKLNLSQIRLVGHSMGGLISQHLVLHDRNHRVEKLILLAPGGIAHPEREKMRKILFPKTESQVVLLLRYLYGEEFPEPGYLFRHTLVTIWNDKPNEYLQENTLRREDEIFFGAKMKEIKIPTLILAGAEDEITPPYMMKQMKSYIKKSKLVWIPKIRHAIHLEKPDVVAKNIREFYNS, from the coding sequence ATGGGTGGAATTCCCTCTTATGTCAACTTAGGAGGCCACAAAATTTTCTATTGGAAGTTTGGGAAAGGTAACCAAAAACCGATCGTTTTTTTTCATGGATTACTCGATGAAAGTTTTGGATTTCGAAGAGTCGTAAAAGAATTGTTAAATGATGGAGTTCCATTATACCTTTTTGATTTGCCAGGATATGGAAAGAGTAAACTTCCACTTGTCAAATACCTTTACCAAATCGATGTTTGGGCGGAATTACTTCTCGAATGTTTAGAAAAACTAAACTTGAGCCAAATCAGATTGGTTGGACATTCGATGGGTGGACTTATCTCTCAACATTTGGTCCTCCATGACAGAAATCACCGTGTGGAAAAATTAATTTTACTCGCACCAGGTGGAATTGCCCACCCGGAACGTGAAAAAATGCGTAAGATTCTATTTCCAAAAACGGAAAGCCAAGTGGTATTGTTGTTACGTTATTTATACGGTGAAGAGTTTCCTGAACCAGGTTATTTATTTCGTCATACACTGGTTACAATTTGGAATGATAAACCTAATGAATACTTACAAGAAAACACTCTCAGAAGAGAAGATGAGATTTTTTTCGGTGCTAAAATGAAAGAGATTAAAATTCCAACTTTGATATTAGCAGGTGCTGAAGATGAAATCACGCCACCATATATGATGAAACAAATGAAATCTTATATCAAAAAAAGTAAATTGGTATGGATTCCAAAAATAAGACATGCGATTCATTTAGAAAAACCAGATGTTGTGGCAAAGAATATTAGAGAATTCTATAATTCTTAA
- a CDS encoding ferredoxin produces MADKSIKQPENVPGKYYVDQTCVPCNDCVKEAPSLLEYNADETHIFFKKQPSNPTEEKQAKAAMAMCPVDAIGDDGE; encoded by the coding sequence ATGGCAGATAAAAGTATCAAACAACCCGAGAATGTACCAGGAAAATACTATGTCGACCAGACTTGTGTTCCCTGCAATGACTGTGTGAAAGAAGCTCCGAGCCTTTTAGAATACAATGCGGACGAAACGCACATTTTCTTTAAAAAACAACCATCCAATCCAACTGAGGAAAAACAGGCAAAGGCAGCCATGGCGATGTGTCCTGTCGATGCGATTGGGGATGATGGAGAGTAA
- a CDS encoding response regulator encodes MTKKNILIVEDEPFLGLNIKQKIESFGFHVIAVVPSGDEAFQIVSEKVPDLILMDINLEGSLDGIETAESLRDQFSVPVLFLTGFLDETSKQRINQNPSYAYLMKPFSTDQLKEAVTGFMV; translated from the coding sequence ATGACGAAAAAGAACATCCTCATCGTCGAGGATGAACCATTCCTCGGACTCAATATCAAACAGAAAATCGAATCGTTTGGTTTTCATGTGATAGCTGTTGTACCTTCTGGGGATGAGGCCTTCCAAATTGTCTCAGAAAAGGTGCCAGACCTAATTCTCATGGATATCAATTTAGAAGGATCACTTGATGGCATCGAGACGGCCGAATCTTTACGTGACCAATTCTCAGTTCCTGTTTTGTTTTTGACCGGATTTTTGGATGAAACTTCAAAACAACGAATCAACCAGAATCCGTCTTATGCCTATCTCATGAAACCATTTTCAACGGACCAATTAAAAGAAGCCGTTACTGGTTTTATGGTTTAG